One Mycolicibacterium parafortuitum DNA segment encodes these proteins:
- a CDS encoding MlaD family protein, with translation MTAEAEARRLRLIGAVLLTSCALVVAFFIVNPFRGRPADLMSVALTVPYLGQGVSDGTPMMLHGVEVGTITSVTSLAGGQVRINADLQAQPTQGLTDAFEIDFRTANYFGVTGINITPVGGGNALRDGANITTTPTGNYTLQTLLYRLGEITGGVVTPQLIQVIDRATRYTDGLTPLVETMVVVAEAFTDVQTVSTEQLLRHAAGVSVAVPGLVKGISDAGWAVNERPGFAIAHVTARESLLGHDQIPVLGEPLSAEYWETRARPTFEVLAGEFFGAVGNLVSSHSTDLEPAVNIVKTLTDTVPGLLAPEDIGASLTELRSRFEKMYAGSPEQRALQVHIVLDNLPGVAAPINAMGGVS, from the coding sequence ATGACGGCCGAGGCCGAGGCCCGGAGGCTCCGGTTGATCGGCGCGGTCCTGCTGACCTCTTGTGCGCTGGTGGTCGCGTTTTTCATCGTCAACCCATTCCGAGGTCGACCTGCCGATCTAATGTCGGTTGCTCTGACCGTGCCCTACCTGGGGCAGGGCGTGAGCGACGGCACCCCGATGATGCTGCACGGTGTCGAGGTCGGCACCATCACCTCGGTCACCAGTTTGGCCGGCGGCCAAGTCCGAATCAACGCTGATCTGCAGGCCCAGCCCACGCAGGGTCTGACCGATGCGTTCGAAATCGACTTCCGCACCGCTAACTACTTTGGGGTGACCGGTATCAACATCACACCTGTCGGCGGTGGCAACGCTCTGCGCGACGGCGCCAACATCACCACCACACCGACCGGCAACTACACCCTGCAGACGCTGCTTTACCGTCTCGGCGAAATCACCGGCGGAGTTGTCACCCCGCAGCTGATCCAGGTCATCGACCGGGCGACGCGTTATACCGATGGACTCACGCCGCTGGTCGAAACGATGGTCGTGGTCGCCGAGGCGTTCACCGACGTGCAGACCGTGTCCACCGAACAGCTCCTGCGTCACGCGGCTGGAGTGAGCGTGGCGGTGCCCGGACTGGTCAAGGGAATATCGGACGCCGGGTGGGCGGTCAATGAGCGTCCGGGATTCGCGATCGCCCACGTAACGGCGCGCGAGTCGCTGCTCGGCCACGACCAGATTCCAGTACTCGGCGAACCACTATCGGCCGAGTACTGGGAGACTCGGGCCCGTCCCACCTTCGAGGTGCTCGCCGGAGAATTCTTCGGCGCCGTAGGCAATCTCGTCTCCTCGCACTCCACCGATCTGGAGCCAGCGGTCAACATCGTGAAAACGTTGACCGATACCGTCCCCGGGTTGCTGGCACCCGAGGATATCGGCGCCAGCCTCACCGAGTTACGCAGCCGATTCGAGAAAATGTACGCCGGTTCCCCCGAACAACGGGCCCTGCAGGTCCATATCGTGCTCGACAATCTTCCGGGTGTCGCAGCGCCGATCAACGCGATGGGTGGTGTCTCATGA
- a CDS encoding MlaE family ABC transporter permease, whose translation MPKLLAGPQKMLQGAGQWAVFVSQTFILLPTTVRRYRRETLQVMNNLAWGKGSLIVDGGVISVLAILGITVGAIVAIEAFATLNLIGLGSLSGIIGGWGNVREMAPLVAGVAYASQAGCRMTAEIGSMRIADEIDATEAMGLRSIPFVVGTRVIGGLLCVLPGFLLTLVISFYISKLIIGGAYNQPEGTYDHYFVQFLTPEDIGLSLLKAAVFCTAVTIIHCYYGYFASGGPVGVGQASGRAIRASLVTIMVLDLAMTILLFGIQPNFVFKG comes from the coding sequence CCAAACTTCTTGCCGGGCCGCAGAAGATGCTGCAGGGAGCCGGTCAGTGGGCGGTCTTTGTCAGCCAGACGTTCATACTGCTGCCCACGACCGTCCGTCGCTACCGTCGCGAGACGCTGCAGGTGATGAACAACCTTGCCTGGGGCAAGGGTTCGCTGATCGTCGACGGTGGCGTCATCAGTGTGCTCGCCATCCTCGGTATCACCGTCGGCGCGATTGTCGCGATCGAGGCCTTCGCCACCCTCAACCTGATCGGGCTGGGTTCACTGTCCGGGATCATCGGTGGCTGGGGCAATGTGCGTGAGATGGCACCCCTGGTGGCCGGTGTCGCCTACGCGTCGCAGGCCGGTTGCCGGATGACCGCCGAGATCGGGTCGATGCGCATCGCCGATGAGATCGACGCCACCGAGGCCATGGGCCTGCGTTCCATCCCGTTCGTCGTAGGTACCCGGGTCATCGGCGGGTTGCTCTGTGTCCTACCGGGATTCCTGCTGACCCTGGTGATCAGTTTCTACATCTCCAAGCTCATCATCGGCGGCGCCTACAACCAGCCCGAGGGCACCTACGACCACTACTTCGTGCAGTTCCTCACGCCTGAGGACATCGGGCTGTCACTGCTCAAGGCGGCGGTCTTCTGCACGGCGGTCACCATCATCCACTGCTACTACGGCTATTTCGCTTCCGGTGGGCCGGTGGGGGTGGGACAGGCCTCCGGGCGCGCCATCCGAGCAAGCCTGGTGACCATCATGGTCCTGGACCTGGCGATGACCATCCTGCTGTTCGGGATCCAACCCAACTTCGTGTTCAAGGGATAG